The Rosa rugosa chromosome 1, drRosRugo1.1, whole genome shotgun sequence genomic sequence agtaacagaagaccacattcagtgatcgagttaagcagttgcataagatggaatccatgtctgTTATCGCTGAAgggaagccttaatcctttttatgattgttgtgcatatgttgtgagcatgtaactatggtttttaCAAAATAGGCAACTGATAGAGTTTGGATAGAAGTAGCAGAAGATATGTGATCTGAAAAACTGGGTTTAATTAAATATATGCAATAACGAACAGTATCAGGCATTCAAGCAAAGAaaagtttatttcaattttcaacaCGTCATTGCTATATAAATTCCCCCCATGTGGCTGTTGAATTCATATTGATTTCAGAAAGTGACTGTAAATATAATGTCAATAACAATCGGTAAGAAATTGATAAAATCTCGACTAGTCTTTGTTATCACTGCGAGGAGATCACACTTTCTCCAGCCCTTTTCCAATTGACACCCCCAATCCGCCTTCCTTCTACTTGGGTGGGGAGACTgaattcttctcttctttcttggGATGAATCGTCTGGACAATGGCCTCAATTTCTTCCTTTGCTCTTTCAAAGACATTGGGAGCCTTGACGTGATCCACTTGGGTATTATTGTCAATGTCATCACTCGTTCCGTGAGTTTCTTTGTTGTGAAGCTTTGGCGACTTGTCATGGTGCATGATTGTTTTAATCTTTCCCTTGGCATAATCTAAAAATCTAGGTGAGTTGCCATTATTTTCTGCAAACATCAAACATAGTTAAAGGGCTAATAAACACCCGTAGTTAAAACTTGAATACGCCATTGCTTAACATGTAATTTGTACTAATGACATAACATATCAAATACATAATGTTCTTAACCACTTTCATTACTAATCATAGGGCCTACGCATTAAAAGTACCCAGAAACCATCTCATATAAGCAACATTGTCATGAAATCAATACCTGATTTTGATTCAGCTTTGTCCTGCtttgactcctttttaatttcaacaCTTGAATCAGATTCCTTCTTGGAATGAATTGCTTCAACTATAGCCTCGAACTCCTCCTTTGCTCGCTCAAACACATTTGGAGCTTTAACTTCCTCTAATGGGGTCTTCTCATCAATGTCTTTACGCAAACCATGAGTTTCCTCGTGATGGTGATTTGATTCGTCTGTGTGATGCAACATTGCTCCAACCTCTTCCTTTGCTCTTTCAATCAAATTTGGTGCCTTTACTTCTTTATCTGtaagaaattttaaatattcaTAAGAAATTTAACCCCATTAATCAACAATCCATTCACTTTTCTAGACAAGTAAATGAAACCCCTGAAAAACCACATCTCATTGTAATTAGATTCAGCACCATCCCAATTCAATCCCCAATGTTATTAGACTCAAATTTCAAAGTATACATTCTTCATTCTAATGATCTCAAACCCAGcacagaaccaaaaaaaaattccaatctTTTCAATAATCTTTCAAGAAAAAAAGTATCAAATTGAACAATTTAGCAAAAGGGTATAGGCCTATTAGGATCAAAACGAGAATTGCAGACTAGAAAACTCGTACCTGATGAAGTATGTGTCGGACTGGGTTTGGATTCCGCCATTGGAGATGGTTGGCAGACACAGAAAGAATAAGGTTTTAAGATGAGACGAAGAAGATGCGTTTGGACAACGCAACTGTTGGGCCTACTTAACAGCCCAAAACAACGGCGCCGGCGGCTCGGACCCGCTGCCAGGTAAGAAATTGGATTCGATTGTTTTCAGTTGAACACTAGCTGTCTCTCTCAACTGATTCGAATGTTCAATCATATCATATCTATATCTTGtctcgtcaaaaaaaaaaaaaaaaaaaatcatatctaTATCTTGTTGTATAATTTCATGTGATTGTTTCGGTCAACGGGGCTATTTAGTACGCTTttggttgtgtttgtgttttttttttcctttaaataaAAATGTTGAGATAGTTACAACAGATATAAATACATTTAATAAACAATACTCAAAAATTGAAATGCATGAAATAGAAACGCGATCTTAACTAAGTATGCATGGTCCGTTTATGGATGAGTTTCTTTAATTATGTAGAATACATATAACCGTAATGTTAATAGAGTTTACATATATCGATTGAGTAAGCTTCATTATCCGTTGGTCGTACTCTTTTCAATCGTAGCATTTCTACCACCGTACAAAGTGAGAGCGACAAAATAACTCTCGAGTGCGAGGGTAGAGTATTGGGAAGTCATGTGTAAGATCTAAAGGTCGTAAAGAACAGATTGGTGACACTAAAAGATTGGCATTGAGGCCCAGTTATGGCAGGTCCTAATTCCTAAAAGACTAAAAGGCCTCAAAGAACAACTTCTACCTACACTGATACGGTGTACATTGAGGCCCAGTTTTGGCAGGtccaaataaaaacaagaaggtaaagtctttttttttttttttttttttaagaccgactttcatcttctttttcctagttcaaaatcttcaaatgggCAAAAAAAGAAAACGTTGGTAACTTGAAAAATAAGGCAGCAGACATCGACTTTGAAGCCTTGATTGAAGGTCAAGATAATATCATTAGGCTAAAAATTCTATGCCGGCTATTCCTTCATTTCTTGGTCTTTGCTTGTATAGATGCAAATAATCAAAGGTTTAATTCGATGTTTGAAAACCCTAGCTAAATTGAGGTTgctaatataattaatcaaactAAATGATGAAATATATTCGTCAACCCCAACTGTTGAATTGTTTTCCTCGTCTCCATTTTTCTTGGTCGGAGTTTCTAGATGTCTGCCATCTAACTAGCAAACAATGAGAGAGTTAGTAATTAATTATTTAACGAATTGGGTGTGTTTAGTCATTTATCTTCTTCCATCTCTTTGACCAGTTGAGGAGTAGTTtgtttttgtatatatatatatatataactttgttcaggtgcggatatccgcacctaggaaaaaaggtacggatttccagttttgaccaacttttcgattatattttcacatcttaaccgttcagtttttaggtcctaatgatGTATAGAttacctctgcaaaatttcagccccGGAAAAATGTGTTGAACTTATTGATGATCGTACGAGAAATTATTTCGCCATCTCGACAATTGTCaaagtgctcgagaatattttcagaaattttcataatgtgaaatcctcaatttcaTACTTGGGTAATAAAGTACACGTCACGATGAGTTCGTGGAATTTTTCGGATCCCCGAGCTATTTATAACGATTTTCCGAAGTGGTggaattttagaaaataaattaaagaaataggATTTTCTGCGGTGCAATCCTAGCCGTTGATCTACCCACCGCCTAATCCTAGCCCTTGATTTCAATTGAGGTTGGGGTATTTATATTCCTTGATCAGATCAAGGATGGGGATTAGTTGTAGAaaacacgagagagagagagagctgggagCTCTGACCCGGACGCCACCGACCCGAGAAGGAGACCCGGCCACCGcgccaccgtccggccaccgatcgcTGACGGACGAACACCATCTGCTTCATCTCCGCGTCGCCTACCTCCCTACATAATCAGATCGCCCATGCACCGGACGAGGAGGGAGACTCGACAGTGAGAAGCAGCGACTGCGCCGGCGAGTTTCTGCAATTTCCGGCCACCGCTTGGGCCGCATTCGGTATGAAagtccatcctctagtcatgcTCTACACTCTAGTGTAATTGGTTTTTGAAATCGATTAAGTTTTGATGATTTGGTTTCTGGGTTGGTTTTGAGCTCGACGCTGTCACCGACGCCGGCGAATTTTCCGGCTATCTTCTGGGCTGTTCGAGGTATGAAACTTCTTCTACTCGTCGCACACTACATGCTGGTATAATTAGTTTTCAAATTTGATCAAGTTTTGACAATTTCGTTTCTGGGTTCATCTCGGTTCCGTTGCTGTATTCGACGCCGGCGACCTTTCCGGCTCTCCTTGGCTTGGTCTCGGCCTCGAATGCAACTGTAGACAAGGAATTGGGCAGTTGGCTGGGCAGATCACGTCGACATCCTCAGTTCGTCATCTGCCTAGTTTCCGCAAGGAGTTTGGTTTGGTTGCAGTTGGATTTTGAAGGTATAATTCGAATTCTTGAATTGAAGTTTGGTTATTGTCATGCAAATCCTAAGTTAGTAGCTTGAGTTGGTATGACTTGGTGGAAATCAGTTCCTTAGCTGTGGAGTTTTGTCAGATTGTTATAGTTTCGGTAGCTTGGAGTTTATGTTTGATTTGGGTAGGAAATTGATGTTGTTATGCTGAAAATTGGTCGTGGAACTGACTATGTAGAGTGGATGGTGATTATCATGCTTGATGTCTTGTTAGTGTTGTTAAGGCAGGTTATTTGGAATGTTTGTGGAATAATTGAAAATGGTCAAGCTTGGGTGTTCATAGTAGTTTTGGGCACATCTTGAATGAAAATGGAAAtaattgggtgtccatagtaaattctgtcgaattactatgcgataaAACTGTTATTGGTTTGCTTGTGTATTTCGCGGTttgataataaataaataaaagaaattatatatatatatatatatatatatatatatatatatatatatatattgggtggccttagtaatcgggtgcactcaatatatgtTTGGTCGATATCGTAATTTCAAGTGAATGTTCGATAATCTAAGTTAATTATTGAACCTATCTCGATTGGTCAAACGTGGTCaaattggtcaactcctggtcaaaccaggaaaagttggttgaacgatttattaatcgtcgagatttcatataattgttgaatgagatattaactatcaaaatgtcggaatctaggatttccagttacccgaggaatgGAAGGTTCGTGAATCTCGGACAACGTAAAAGGTTAAAGCATCGAAATCCAGGTAGAGGACTCGAGACTCATTCGGTTAGATGTTTTCCGTTTTGAATTAAatgtttatgcatatttgagttgcatggtttggttattgatggcttgagagtgaGTGGAACATAGTGATTCCTTGGgcttcgatcccctaaacctccggaggggccgTATGGACGGAATAGTGTCTGACATCCTCTGAGGTGTGGCACTATTTCTAGGTGATATGGCGTAAGTGGACACTCtcactacgcttacctggtaaTGATTTTATTTGAGGTAAGGCCGTATAGTTGGTCCATGGGACTGGCCATCAGGTATTATGCATTTATTTGAGTTTCGTGCATTGGATTTTGAGTCCGAAAGAtatttaaagtttgtcgttctttaaaGAAATGGTTTAATTTTTCCATACTGGGATcccaaattattatcttatgtgtcggttttcaaacctagtcgagtgaAGCCCCTACTGagtagcgaggacgaaagctcacccctacaacagtgtggttgcaggtactgtgcactgggaACGGGATTggagcggacggagctgggtgtgcagatTTCAATAGAAATCAGGTTCTGGGTTCCAATCTCATTCCTGTTCCTTAAAATTGTATTTTCGGAACTTGTCacaatttgtttgttttatgcTAAGTCCTTTATTCCTCGGTTGTTTGCAACGTTAAGTCCTGGACGAACATTTGAATTTAAAGTTTTAAAGTTTTCACCTCAATATTATTTTAAACGTTTTCGCTGTGCGGTTTacgaaaaattatttaataaaatgcCTTGCGGGTTTCTGGAACGTAAATCGAACCTTCGGTTTATGTTTCGGggtctcgcggcactgtgacgtgttcaagctggtgaggtgcagtttggaGCGTTACAATGCTTAACTTTGTTTTGATACAAAATGGTTTgattaattttgttattttcaaaTGGTTTAGGTGGAGAGATACGTTAGATTCTCCAGCGGGTGCTAAAGAGCTATGGTAATTATCTAAGCACTTGAAATTGTGATtgaatttgggtttttttttaattttttttttttttttatgaaatggTTTGATTGATCGATTTGGTTATTTTCAAATGCTTCAGGTGGAAAACTTTAGATTCTGCAGCTCTCAAGCAGAGTTCTGTGTCATTCTTCAATGTTGAGAAGTCAGAAACCGCTGTTTCACGCGCGGTGGGCAAGGGCTAGGACTAGAGCTGCTAAGGTTTGTTCGATCTTTTTCTTTTACATACTTCTTTCTCATGTTTCTTTTGCTTATTGGGTATTCTATTCGGTACTAACACTTCGCTTTGTCATTTTAGATTGGAAAAGGTTTGTCTAAGGATGAGAAAGCACAAATGTTAGCGCTTCAACATGCATTGGCTTGAAGCTGTAAGTTCACACTTCAATTATGACCCTTTCTAATTCTAAAGACTTTCGATCTTTTGAAACTTGATGTTCCTTGTAATATAAAACATGCATGATCTAACATTAAGCTGTTTACTTCTTGATGTCTCCTCCAGATTGATCCACGCCACCGGTATGGACACAATTTACATTTCTATTATGATTTGTGGTTTGAAAGTGAGAGCAGTCAGCCTTTCTTCTACTGGTAAGTGATTGGCCTTAATGTTGATTTTTCTTCGTCATATGAACTAATATGTTCGGTGATACTTTTTCTGATGTGATATTTGAAACTTACTGATCAATTTGTATAATGCAGGCTGGATGTTGGAGATGGCAGAGAAATAAATCTCGAGAAATGCTTGAGGACAGCTCTACAGCGCCAATGCATCGAGTACCTTGGACCGGTTAGTTCCAAGCCTTCTCCTAATTGCATATACAATTATCATATATATTTGCTGCATAAGTAATCAAATTAGTACATATCTGATTGTGTTATCTTTGTATTTGATGATTCAGAAAGAAAGGAAGTCCCACGAAGTAGTAGTAGTGGAAAATGGCAAGCTAATGTATAAGCAAAGTGGGATGCTTGTGAATAGTAGTGAAGGTTCCAAATCGATATTCGTGCTAAGCACAACAAGGGCTTTGTATGTTGGTCAGAAGAAGAAGGGTCAGTTTGACCATTCGAGTTTTCTATCTGGAGGTGCTACCACAGCAGCTGGAAGATTGGCTGCCCATGATGGGGTTCTTGAGGTACTAAATTATTCAATGCCTTTGAAATAGATAACACATTATGCATCTGTTTATGATCTTAGTTTCTATGTCATGTTCTAACTTCGTTTTTATTTCAGGCCTTTTGGCCATACAGTGATCATTACCACCCAACTGAAGAAAACTCCATGGAATTCATCAGCTTCCTCCAAGATAACCATGTCGATCTCACTAATGTCAATGTAAATGTTCGCATGACAATAATAATAGTGTCATTAGATTTTCCACTAAATGACGCTACCTTGTTATGGAATATTGAACAGATTTTTGGAACCCTAGCCATGCACTGTTGATCGATGTATTATTTCTGTGCTAATCATATCTCACTTAACATGTTGGTTAATGTTCTCCATAGAGGTGTGCAATTGATGGACTATCCTTCAATGAAGAAAACTGAAGGGGAACTAACAAAGCGAAACTCATTTAAGTCGACGCAATCGGATGGCGCAAACACAACCAATGTCGATGACTTGACCGAGAAGGCACCGATCCCCGCCGTTCGTTCGGAAGTTAATGATGGCAGTGCAAAACCACCATTGTTCACCATGGGCATGCCCTTGCCTTGGCTACAGGAACTGGAGCCCAAATCGGGTGTGTGCGAGAATACCCTAGTGACCTACAGACCAGAGCACTGTAACAAGTCAACTAATCTCCCCGTGTTGGTTCAGCGAAGTTGGTAAACTATGGCCCAATTCCTTCTTTGAGGCCCAGCCCAAATAATTTTCCTCTCACCCAGGCTTGCATGTATGGGCCTGCCAAGTCCGAGGATCCGAATTGTCGCAGCTAATTAagttgatccaaaaaaaaaaaaaaggttgatcCACACTAGGGCAAAGTAAAAGTGAAATGCTTAAGGGCACTCCTTGTGAATGAGGAGGAGGGGTGAAGGGGAATAATCCaaattttttcttcctttgatTCTCCCAAAAAATTTATTGATTAGGttataatttcattttttttattattcattTTTGGGTCGAGTTGGGTTTAATTATTCTTTCattgtaaaagaaaaattagattGCCCTGTTCTTTCCAAGTGAAATATGAGAAtgctaatttttgtttaacaaccatttctttttccttatttgtaCTTCATATTTTCAACTGCCGAATTGCAAGGACAATTATTATTAATGGGAAACTATTCAAACTAAGATACATTAGTTATAAGATGCACAATTTCTATGTACCAGCAGTTCATGTGACTCAACACTTATTAGTTGATCTCAGTTATTgatattgtttggctccaattttgttgcagctggtcaacagtctcttttctgcgcgggcgtgccagcaccgtttgggtgcggtcgtcgggagtgtcccttgacctgacttctatcaagcgattgtagacgaggagagcaccaacctcgtcgtgggattctttgtgcctcgtggtgaggactttgctgaagtttcttcttgttcacaagtcgatactcaatattgcagattgagcagagcgaaatcacagggaagtattgagatcttgctaaagcgtgactttagcttggctgggttgctagggcgttacccttgcttggctggttctgtaaccgttgtggtcgcgacactaccgtcggctcccgaggagactaggaccgaagcacgttgacagagggtttggtggcactgaaagtcggcttctgagaagactaggactaggagtgtgatcaccgataagagaaagagaaggagaggagttgctctagaaagaacttagatcatcttagagatgttgttgaattgtgttgttgttcttatgatacttgttgtagcctctatatataggctaccaagcaacactatttggccttaaacaactcataatgggttaggttttagcacttaaacattaatggaatgttaggtttaagcacttaaaacactaatggaatgttaggtttaagcacttacttctccaattttgctgcagctatatctccaccaagaactcaaaatgggccttcgacctcttcacatcaaatgatccacaatgagtgtagatcattgtggcaaatttttagagctttcttccatgtggttgggcaggaaacgctgctggacctcttacaggtccagttttcctgttttgcttctgcagaaaattggactgattgtttgaaggccttccactcaaaactagttttggaactcttcataagaaatgatccttgagcTGTcgagaatggatctgcagagtttcagctcatttggagttcatttgatcagtctgccacccctccttccttgtttatctcggtttctcctagccgaagtaggaaaatgtgctaaagttgacttttcatgcttccatagtaggctttatttagcctctaaatatatatttcgaacttgtcaacaatatatagcttgagccactgactttggctcaatttctccaagacgtgcattgtcaggcaaaaatgctcattttgggtccaaacagataTTTGTAGACTTGTAGTCAACCTACAAAAAAATGCACTTTTTGTTATCTAGCTGCCCATTCATAGTGGTGCAAGTACACATCAGTGTTCTAAATCCATCCATTAGCAAGTTTCTTACTGAGGAGGTTTTATGTCATATTTTCTGCATCAAAATATAGACAAATGATTAAGAGAGACAGTAATATTGGCCTAAATACATTAACAACCATATAGAAATTTAGATAATTAAGAACCCAACATGAATTTATTCCCTAAATCcgattcacttttttttttttttgggttggtCCATAGTTTTCAATATTTCATTTTTCAGATAAGGATTAAATTTGTCAGTTTGACCGCTGAAGGAAAAACATTTGAAGACTTGAGAAAGAAGGGGAGCACATAGACATCAAATTTGAAGCCTCGAATGTCAAGAAAAATATCTTCAACTGCCCCAAATTCTATGCATCGTAGGCTGCAGCATATTAGCCTAAATAAATCGGAGAAAACACTTTTTAATACAGGAATCGATATCCAATGAATTCAACGGTTCTAACATAATATAAAtagaaatgaaattgaaaatcacatatatatttcaagGTCTTAGCTTGTACAGTTGCAAATAAGAGTTTGCAATGTTTGAAAACTCTATCTAAACCGAGGCTGCTAATATGAttcacttaattaattaagtgatCAAATCCATTGGTCAACCCAATTTTCTGGATTAGTTGAACTATTCTATTTCCCCATTTTCCTTGTTCAGAATTTATTGGTATCTGCCATAACTAGCTACCAAACAAGGAGAAAATTGACCATATAACATAAACAATGATCTTATATAATCAATTGGGTCTGTCTAGTTGAACGAGTAGTGCTGTCCCGTACTCATATACATCACAACtatgtatatataattatatatacatatacgtAGAGTGCGGCTTACCTACTCCATTCAACTGTCGGTTGAATTCAGATCACATGATAGAGAATAATAGGATAATTGAACAGAAGTGTACACATATATAATGTCATATATATTGGGAATTCATCTTTTCAAGCATTCAAATTAGACATGTCTATGCCCCCCATCCGGAATTTTGGCTTAGTTGTTTCAAACATTTATGAGATCTTGATGGGTATGGACCTCCATATTATCATGGTcaattaaggaaagaagaaggagaagaataaTACTTACCAGTATATTCACTCTATACCTGTACGTGTACATTATAGATTAGGTATACCGTATGTTTAAGAGCCCATACCttgaattataaaaaaaaataaaaaataaaaagccaGCCCATACCTTCATCACAACTTAAGCAAAAGAGGAAAGACAAAATAATCAACTTGGCTGTTTTTGTGTTGATTCAATAATGTTTCTTTTTACACGATGACTGAATTGATAATGTTAAATGAGATCTCAAATTTGAATTATTCCTCATTAACAATATACATCAAATTcataaattttcttttatttgatgCGAGATGTAGCTATAAGAAGCCAATGTCAAGCCAAAATTGATTAAAAGTTTAACTAcataatataaaaaataatcCTACTCTTCCATTGATAATTATCGAGTATAATACATAGTTACATACGTAGATAATTAGCTCAGATATCTAAATCAGAACTTTATTCTTTCTCAGTAGTAGGTGTAATTTATTCATGTCTTCATCTTCACGAGACACTTTGATCGTCAAACACATAATTTCCTTAACCTAAAATGCATCTCGTACTCCTTCAATGATCCTATCATCCCTTAAAACAAACATTCTTCCTCTCAACCATTTTGGgggttagaaaaaaaaaattaaaacaaaattaaaaaatctATGAAGAAAGCGCGTAGCAAAGGCATGGCATGAAGAGTTGACAGAAATAAAATATTGAATGTTTTAACCAAACCATGCACACGAGATAAAGCAGAGCCCACGTCAGCAAATTGATTGGTCAACTATCTTGACAGCCTGTGTGGCGGGAACTGGGGACAAATGGACTATTTCAACGGATTCCCAAATTACGAAAATAACCATTCCCCCGTTTTCCGGGAAATTGTTGGAATTGACTGATTTGTCCCCCCGTAAGGGCCTAACCCCAAAATAGAGAAATCTTGTATGTACCCATACGAGTTGGTGATGGTCTTTTGTTCAGTGTTCACAACGAAAAACTCCCTGGACTAGACATGTCACATGAATCACATTTTACATCTATCCTTTATTGAAATTCACGTGGATTCGTTAATATTTGCAAATAAGAAACATTTCATACGAATGAATTAGTTTTGAAATTCTACTATATATAGTTAATTATATACACACACTAGTGTACTAATGTAACGTTACGAAATCGAACTTGACAATCAAAACATGTGGTACATGTTATACTCATGCATGCATTTAGAAGAACACTCAGATAACGTCATCATATAATACATGAAATTTTAAGAATCGAGGTACGTATCATATCTTCTTttgtgataaataaataaagcatttaGATTTCCCTCATCTGTATGAAAGACCGATCATGACTCGTGCAACATGAACATGCGTATAGATAGAGTATAAAGGTCAAAATACGTTTGTCTGCATGTGTTATACTAAAACGAAAATGACAAGGactataattttctttttattaattaaaaaagtATAACGATTTATAAATTTGTATGATTAATGTGTCCCTCTCACCGGTACTAACAACTAGTGTCACATTCCTTGCATGGAACGTAAATTTGCAGACGTAAAGGTCAAAGGATTGTGTTACATTTAACTGATTAACATAATGGTATATGGCACATTGGATGTAAGCAAATTAAACAATAAAAAAGGGTTAGCCAATGTTATCTTTATACATTGCACCCTCGTGTCAAATCTTCATTTTATAGTACAGTTTTAGTTTTATATAGAATCCGCACCGTGACTTCTAGTCTTCTACGGCTCGGGCCATTTTAGAGGTCCATGCACTcattttataatccatggaatAAATTTAGCGGACCTTCTAGCTTATAAGCTTGTAAATTTTAAATTGAATTAATCCAACAAAACATTGAACCTCTATGATCTAAATTTCTATATAAACTATGGATCACATTGTTAATTATATGTATCCCATAGGTGTTCGACAAAAAATATTTATATGAATGAATAGGCATATGACTACTAATTCTATAGGAAAAGGAAAGTGTAAGAAAACTTCAAGTGTTGGTGAGTTGTGGTCCGATTTGAATAACTGATATTATAGAGATCACAAGTTCAAATTTTACTGACATTTTCCATCTTCCTAGGAGAAGCTATAAGCCCTTCGGATCTCGTTTTAGCTTTCAAAAGAACCGCTTTCACTGGAGTGGACTCAGTGGAGTATGGTATTGTAACTCTTACGCCTGGGAGTCTTGTCGTTCCTGTTTTGGGCAGTTTGTTGTGTCTCAATGCTGATAGGCGGGTATATTTCAAAAAGTGGAATGGGTATCGCCATGCTGCCTAGTAATGGGAAGTGGGCTAGtaaactccaacagcttccctataatttctgtataatagggaagtaaaagttaaagctttagcatctttttcttctcaaactccaacagattccctattttacagcaatctctaaaatctccatattcttccttaaaattttagagattgttgtaaatatagggaatttggttttctctttcctcactttccctaaaatagggaatctgttgaagCAAAAGAGACTCTTTTTTCCCTAAAgtggagaaaaatcaaaatataggaaaGCTGTTGGACTTGCTCTAAGGGGtgagaaaaattatatttctactgaaaaaataataatttccgAGTGTAATTATGAGGATGAGAATTAAGACGTAAGTGCAAAGGTGTAAGTTCATGAGGAAGATTGGATAAGATTGAATTGCTTGTTTGACGAGCAAGTTCAATGATATACATTCCATTTTCTTGAACTGACT encodes the following:
- the LOC133727087 gene encoding uncharacterized protein LOC133727087, translated to MAESKPSPTHTSSDKEVKAPNLIERAKEEVGAMLHHTDESNHHHEETHGLRKDIDEKTPLEEVKAPNVFERAKEEFEAIVEAIHSKKESDSSVEIKKESKQDKAESKSENNGNSPRFLDYAKGKIKTIMHHDKSPKLHNKETHGTSDDIDNNTQVDHVKAPNVFERAKEEIEAIVQTIHPKKEEKNSVSPPK